CCGATGTATATCCTCGGGAAAATGACCATGCTGAAATCTGCATATGCCTTCGGATACGTAGATATTATTTTTGGTGTTATGAACTCGCCGACAACGGTGACTCGTTTTGGTGGGGCAGTTTTGATCCAGAATTCTTTCTCGAAAGGTCCTTCGTGAAAACCCATAACCTCCAGTTTGAAGGTCACTGCTTCGCTAGCCTGAAATTGTCGTGAAACTTGTGCTTTAGCTCTGGGAAATTTTGAAGGGGAATCTATGGGGATTTTCAGTTGTTTACCTGCAGGACTCCCCTGGTTGGTTCCACTATCAGCTCGAGCTCATTTCTACCCAGATCTATGCAGAAGGCCGTGTTTTTGGTACCGTCGTTTCTCACCACAACTTTTTTAGCCACCACACTACTTACAGCGTCAATTCTTCCGAAGTTAATTTCTGTCGGTTCAACTATTATCTTCGCCTGATTCAGAAAACTGACGAGGGGAACTTTTACATTATCTTTTTagggatattttttttttgacttaCATGGTGAGTGGGTACAGTACAATGGAGTTATTGATGTAAATTAGTATTTGAGCGTCGTGGACGGCAAAAGCTCTTGAATATTTCATCCTTATCAACCTTGACAAGGATAGACCAGGTGGCAAACGGCAAACTCTTTTCATGGGTTTGAGTCTGAATGTCtggaatattgtttttttcatcACAATAAATCGTAATCAAGAAATGGAAGGAATTGTCTCGAAAACACTGCCAATAACGGCAATaccaataataataaattgcCTGTTATCCCGATAACAGAGACAATtcatgaaaaacatgaagcCGGTAGTTTCACATCGAAAAGAGGTAGATTCTAGTGCAAAATCACTTCAAAAGATACACGTATCGACAGTTGATAGCATACATTAGCAGTTGGGGCACCAATTCTGACAGAAGCAGTTTTACTTCCAACGTTCCTCAGGGTTAGCCTCTTAGTGAACTCTTTTCCTTCGTAAGAATCCACAAAGTTCATAACCGGCGGTAAGATCTCAATATGATCTATAACATTGCGATTTTCTGCGATCTCAATAGGAAGCTCAGACTGTACTAAGCTCTTCAATTCGTTTTCCTCCAACAAGCTCAAAGCTGAATGATTATCCACTCTTTTCATGTTAATATCATAAGATGAAGTGTTAAAAATATAATCTGGAATATGTTCCTGTCAAAATGACTtctgaaaatgaatattttcggtGGTCATAGAATAATTGAATCTAACCAAAGAAACACGCAAAATAACGGTATAATTTTGAACAGAGAACTTTGAAATAGTTCAATTCAATTATCGATATTGTCATTTCAGAACTACTGCGCCTTGTTTGTCGCCGACATGCTTCTGTTTTGCACGCTGGATTCCACTACTTGTTGACCCTTGTTTTTATGACTTCGCAGCAGGACGAGTAACTCAAGTCTCCCACAGAGAGCCCTCTATTTTATAGTCAGACCAGAAAGTTCACTCCTACATGAATAAAATAGACGTGAAACTTGAATACATCCCCCGGGAGGAGGCATTAATACCCCCCGTAAAACCCGAGAGTCACTTGACTCCGACATATTGCCGAAGTTGCGCGACTTGGGGTGTTTATGACCAGACTAATTGCTCCCTACTTTTATCAGGGAACAGATTCGAACTGCCGTATATATCCCGCTAGGTCAGAACTTTTTATCCGGGATAGACTGGGATCAACGATGATTCAGTTGATTTACCGCACTTCTTTTTCACCCAGAGAACAATACGTTTCATTCATGCCTTACTTTAGGAAAAAAAGTAGGTCTTtaatataaacaaaaatagttagttttattttttattgattcttCTAAGAACGCTCTAATAGCTTGTTttcgaaaatgttttgtttcgttgatttatttatttattatttcaccCTGGACTAAACACTTTTGTTTGAGATTGAGAAGAACAACAAGTAGTAAAATATGTAAAATTCACTACCACCAAAAGAAATATACTCTGCATCTAAGGGAGGACTCACCagctcaaaaaaataaaataagaacagCGAAAACTATTTGTTCTTGTGATTTGTTGGAATATATTCTATATAGGATCAGGTGAAAGCTATATTAGTATCCAAACATTTTGATTGTCTTTTGTTTATACAAAAGACAGATTATTCTATTGACGATGCTAAGGAAAGAGACAATGTAAAATTGATTACCCAATTTTCACCATCTGTCTATTTTCTATCGACACCTCTGACTTTGCCAATCAGGAAAAATCATAATGTAGGTAAAATTTCCCCATACAATATGgactgaaaatctcaatttcaatggaagttaactctacattgactttataacttattttttatgttctctcgggaaggttttgaacgaaacaagacacattaaatggaagaaaaattaaggatttcaccgaatcttatgtgaaagaagagaaatgaacaattttcaatatactgaaatgctgataagtgatttaatactttgtattccaccccttgcgttaattacagctcggcaacgacggttcatactcaaaatgagtgatcttaaaatgttctgatctaatccttcccagatttctccaagttggattcctaagtcattaagagtaactggatgattttctgaacttctcagccttctattgaggttgttccaaacctgctcaatcgtattgagatctggacttcttgctggccattccattcgagagacttcaacctcttcaaggtactcctgaacgatgcgcgcacgatggtgtctggcattatcgtccataaaaatgaaattttcaccaatgtatggggcaaatggcactacatgctcttcaagaatgttccttatatacttatcagcattcatagctccattatcaacgaccactaggtctgtgcgagcagtcaaagatattccaccccagtagtattcaggaaattgcactgagcatatctttcatgtggacgtctgtatacaagaaagcgtcgatcacaatggtataggcagaatctagactcatctgtgaagagaactctttcccaatcggcctcttcccaatagatatgctctctcgcaaaatccaaacgcgcccttcgatgggctgggttaagagctgggcctcttgccgcgacacgaggccttaaatcatattctctgaggcgatttcttattgtctgagtgttaatttgcacctcatgagtttgctcaagctgaatttgaaggaggcgagcgtttgcaaaccgttgtctcaacgaagaaactctcaagtaacgttcttgaatggcagttgttacccgtggtctaccctgtcctggtcttcggacattcatacctgtctccctgaatagCTGctacattctggacacacttttATGGGAAActtcaaacctttctgcaattcttgtgtatgtccacccttcttctcgcaaaactaccgcttgggcacgttcttcttgggtcaaattgcgtgtttcgcctTGCATAGCGATCGACGATCGAGTATAGAAAATCAAACGgaggaaaaactattgatcactagaatttatcgagaacaactgattttagaatggagccaatcaatacattcaaaatctgataatatcatcttttttttatttctgctggGAAAAATCAtctatattgaagaaaaccgttgaaagtggataacatatgcatgcataattctgataaaaataattatcattgagaacaccttcagttgtagaataaatttgagatttccataatgtgcgttaatttttttgcgcagtgtatttcaggACAATAAATTAGTTAGGAACTCAGTTTTACCAATTTAATCTCTGTCAAAATATAATCAGACTAATCTTATCACTTATCACTTAGAACAACTGCAATCTTTGCCATCAGAGACAGTATAAATTTCAGCACCTGGAGGTATCGGTTGCACAGGTCTAAAATTTGAAACTATTAAATTTCCATCTCTGGAACAGACGTTCGTGAAACATCCTAGATCCATCCTGGTGATCGGCAGCTTCTGCTTGAAAACAGTCCATTCGACACCCTCTTTAAATGGCGGAAAAGTTGTGGATCCAGTGTATCTGTAAAAGTTTGCCTTATCCTGTGGCAAGAAGTCCTTCAATGATACCACACAGTAGGGAACCGGTCTGTCTATACATTTACTTATCTGAGGAATGAATGGAAGCATTTTACAGATACCGCAACTTGTGACGTCCGAGAATTCGTACAAAATTGAGAGGGCAGCAGCCCCCTCTTTCTCCAAAGCTTCATCTATTCCAGAAAATTCCGTGCAATACATTAATATGTGTGTTTCCAAGGGGAATCTCTCGTTGTTGATGGTGTGTGCTGAGCACCAGTGAAAATCTATACGATCGATTATGTACTCAGAATGACTTAGCCCACCTCCTATTATAACGGGGCTTTGTTTTGGGCATATCCTGAGCAGAATTTGCTCACCATCGTTCCTTATCTCGGTGCAGAGCATTTTTTCCAGACCGTTGAATTCGAAAGGTTCCTTGAGATCTTCAGGGGCTGCTTTGGCCTCATCGCCGATGTTGATGGGTGAAGTGAGGGTGCAAGGCCCTCCCTTTTTAGCGCCACAAGCGCAGGGTGTTCCTGATggcatttttcagtttttcttaTGATCTAATTTTGAATTACTGGGAATTTTAATGAAACGACATTTTGAATTGATGATTTTGACAATCGTGGAAGGATTTGGTTTCCAAGGGAGAGTGTCATCTTTATTTGATGTCAGGATGGCATTATCATTTAATCTATGGGCATTATAATCCTACATGAAAATAGACAGGAGAATCTTCTGAGAATTTAACATTAACATAATGAGCGTCTTCAAGAATTGGAATAGTGATTTTTGTCAATTCCAATgctatttcatatttttccttTGGCGATGATCCTATAAAGCCTTCTTAGCTTTGCATGGAAATACTAGTTGGCTTTCGTCCTTCATTTTCCCAATTCATGATTTCACCAGGAAAGCACAacaaataatgaattatttccgTCTGTATCATAGGAAAAATTAGGGATCAGgcatgaagaaatcatagttAGTCTCCTCAAAAATCCATAGAACAGCCCTGATCGGGAAAAAATAGACCTTAAGGTGTAATGAAACCTTTCTCAAATCAACAATCCCTACAATATAGTAGCTatagaacaaataataacaACGAACATTAAAATAACGGTTTGAATTTCCATATTGAAAAGTAGAAGCAAAAATAATCCCAAGTCTTTATGAACCTTTGGGAATAAATACAGAGTTTTAGTACCtactttttaccattttcattcGCAAATAGATCATAAACCCTCCTCAAGTATATTTACTTCATGTACTTAATTGAGATTAATTTCACCAACAACTCTCATCAGAGTGATAAACTGGAGCACAGCTTCGCTCGACTGTCGTAAAGAGGAGGTAGGGGATGATGGAAAATTAACACGTCCACAGGcggataaataaaaaaatataattattatttattgcagTCCGTTTATTGTAATCAAGGGAGTGACATACATCTCTGTGGGGTCTCCACTGAGTTACACCCCAGTTTTAAGCTCGAGGGAGAAGAGATATACGGACCACCCTCTGTTTGATTTATACCCTATCTATTTATTAATACCGATAGGTTTCTCGTAATGATCAAACAACACTACAATGGAAAATATGAATTGAAAAGAATTAGAACAAAACACAGGGGAATAGGGTAGGATGCAGTACGAATTGAATTGTTTTATGCgtgatttataaaaaatttggaCAACTTATTCATTACAAGACccaaagaaattttttgtattttaaacGAATTCATCAACACCAAGTATGATAGAAGAACATTCATACACAAGCTGCACAAACTTCTACTCATTAGTAAGTCGTTAACATAA
The nucleotide sequence above comes from Coccinella septempunctata chromosome 4, icCocSept1.1, whole genome shotgun sequence. Encoded proteins:
- the LOC123311617 gene encoding carbonic anhydrase 9-like gives rise to the protein MPSGTPCACGAKKGGPCTLTSPINIGDEAKAAPEDLKEPFEFNGLEKMLCTEIRNDGEQILLRICPKQSPVIIGGGLSHSEYIIDRIDFHWCSAHTINNERFPLETHILMYCTEFSGIDEALEKEGAAALSILYEFSDVTSCGICKMLPFIPQISKCIDRPVPYCVVSLKDFLPQDKANFYRYTGSTTFPPFKEGVEWTVFKQKLPITRMDLGCFTNVCSRDGNLIVSNFRPVQPIPPGAEIYTVSDGKDCSCSK